In a single window of the Acyrthosiphon pisum isolate AL4f chromosome X, pea_aphid_22Mar2018_4r6ur, whole genome shotgun sequence genome:
- the LOC115033349 gene encoding uncharacterized protein LOC115033349 translates to MMRGGYFHGRGGRGGYCEHSSTPSMTIYTNALDALGRTLTSIVSVVRLATQDSSPQPASGSSWYYNPNYIRGRARGWARGRPSIMCHNCREFGHTRQYCPNNCKYLGK, encoded by the exons ATGATGCGTGGCGGATATTTCCACGGACGTGGTGGACGTGGTGGATATTGTGAACACTCGTCCACACCGTCCATGACAATTTATACGAACGCTCTAGACGCGTTAGGGCGCACCCTAACATCTATCGTATCAGTCG tacGATTGGCCACACAAGACTCAAGTCCACAACCCGCGTCAGGATCATCGTGGTATTATAATCCCAATTATATTCGTGGACGGGCACGTGGATGGGCACGTGGACGGCCATCAATTATGTGCCATAACTGCAGGGAATTTGGCCATACGCGGCAGTACTGTCCTAACAATTGTAAGTACCTAggcaaataa